The following are encoded in a window of Vicinamibacteria bacterium genomic DNA:
- a CDS encoding nucleotidyltransferase domain-containing protein, which produces MKGVGKLQDVLRGRSDIRLAYLFGSTAHGRQRPSSDVDIGVLFASQPTPATLDGLAAELASAARQSVDLVNLGTAPPLLAHEIVSQGKILVCRDDEERARFEARVIARYLDTAHLREVQYGYLRDRIEARRATSS; this is translated from the coding sequence GTGAAGGGAGTTGGGAAGTTACAAGACGTCTTGCGCGGGCGCTCGGATATCCGCCTGGCGTATCTTTTCGGCTCGACCGCCCACGGCAGACAACGCCCCTCGAGCGACGTGGATATCGGCGTGCTATTCGCTTCCCAACCGACGCCTGCCACTCTCGATGGGCTTGCCGCCGAGCTCGCTTCCGCAGCACGTCAATCCGTCGACCTGGTCAACCTCGGGACGGCTCCACCGCTTCTTGCTCACGAGATTGTCTCCCAAGGAAAGATACTCGTCTGTCGAGACGATGAGGAGAGGGCCCGGTTCGAGGCCCGCGTCATCGCCCGCTACCTTGACACGGCTCATCTCAGAGAAGTCCAGTACGGCTATCTGCGTGATCGTATCGAGGCTCGCCGTGCCACTTCGAGCTGA
- a CDS encoding DUF86 domain-containing protein, with product MPLRAEVIRKKLLEIDQTTGRLRSWMPMSLGELEQDLRLQWAVERGLQLAAEALFDTGNHILASAFQESVDEYAQIPKRLAVRGVLKASTASRLESLAGFRNILVHDYAEVDLKRVHAGLQRLDDFDAFVADVEEWLRSKSAAR from the coding sequence GTGCCACTTCGAGCTGAAGTCATTCGGAAGAAACTTCTCGAAATCGATCAGACGACCGGCCGCCTGCGTTCCTGGATGCCGATGTCGCTCGGTGAGCTCGAGCAAGATCTTCGATTGCAGTGGGCCGTCGAGCGCGGCCTTCAGCTGGCTGCCGAGGCTCTCTTCGATACGGGAAATCACATTCTGGCCAGTGCGTTCCAGGAGTCGGTGGACGAGTACGCTCAGATACCGAAGCGCCTCGCGGTTCGCGGCGTATTGAAGGCAAGTACGGCCTCTCGCCTCGAGAGCCTAGCCGGTTTCCGCAACATATTGGTGCACGACTATGCCGAAGTCGACCTGAAACGCGTACACGCGGGACTTCAGCGCCTCGATGACTTCGACGCTTTCGTGGCCGACGTCGAGGAGTGGCTCCGCTCCAAGAGCGCAGCAAGATAA
- a CDS encoding ribonuclease H-like domain-containing protein encodes MDIVLDIETVGQGAEDVPERALEYLFRSLERDQPDPEELERRREDLVSRFGLDPTTGRVVCVGTLDVETSREQAFVEASERALLESFWQWLSDRKPTLLITFNGKRFDVPYLEIRSAIHGIEPGRTLSTIRHIDLRQTLEGDERRRRGSLDYFCAIFGIPSPKTELDGSRVEEAFGEGRIEEIARYCLEDCRATAALYKRLKPFCR; translated from the coding sequence ATGGACATCGTTCTCGACATCGAGACCGTAGGACAGGGGGCGGAAGACGTCCCCGAGCGCGCTCTGGAGTACCTTTTTCGTTCCCTCGAGCGTGATCAGCCGGACCCCGAGGAGCTCGAGAGGCGTCGCGAGGATCTCGTTTCCCGTTTCGGCCTGGATCCCACCACCGGTCGCGTCGTTTGCGTGGGCACGTTGGACGTCGAAACGTCCCGCGAGCAGGCTTTCGTGGAAGCTTCTGAGCGTGCTCTACTCGAATCGTTCTGGCAGTGGCTCTCGGATAGGAAACCGACGCTTCTCATCACGTTCAACGGAAAGCGCTTCGACGTGCCCTATCTGGAGATCCGAAGCGCCATCCACGGCATCGAGCCGGGGCGGACGCTTTCGACGATTCGTCACATCGACTTGCGGCAAACGCTCGAGGGCGACGAGCGACGGCGACGGGGAAGCCTCGACTACTTCTGTGCGATCTTCGGGATTCCGTCACCGAAGACGGAGCTCGATGGCTCGCGTGTCGAAGAGGCTTTTGGCGAAGGGAGAATCGAGGAGATCGCGCGCTACTGTCTCGAAGACTGTCGCGCCACGGCGGCTCTCTATAAGAGGCTGAAACCCTTCTGCCGTTGA